The nucleotide sequence atctttattttttaatgtcttttattaTGTGTcttgtgtatgtttgtatatTGATACAGGTTCTATCATGAGACTTTTTAATACATAAtgaagattgtttttgtttaaagtcAAAAGTCAAGACGCTTTTTCATGTAAAGttcagatgtttttatttaaactcAAGATTTTTTGTtgagttgtgattttttttttttccccccaaaagaTGAGATTTCATTGTTGAAAACCAAAATTTTTGCTcaaagtttaacttttttttcattgaaagTCAACGTTTTTAATGCAAGTTAAAATATTAGGTTGAAGGTCAAAagttaactttttttgtttttgttaaaagcCAATTGATTTCATTCAAAgcttgactttttttaattgagaatcatattaaaaatcaatgtttttgttgaagccgatttttttcagttaaaaaattactttttttttgttgaaagtTAAATTTAAGTTTATGTCAACATGTTTTTGCCAAAAGACAAATTTTATTGTTGAAAACCAGACTTTTTGTTCAAAGTTTAACCTAACCGAGTTGAGTtgattgtttttgttgaaatctaataaagtgtaaaaaaaacccctccaTACTACCACACTACTTTCCCCCCTATGATTATTTAATTTtgaatgtattttatttcatacgTCTTGTGTTTGCTTCTTTATTGATAGATATAATTGATGTTCCTGAAAAtctaataaaaagtaaataaataaataaacaccacACATGAGTCTGTTTTTCTTCcctcagtttatttttttttttttcaaattaagagacaaattaaaagaaactCTCATCGTCTCGTCTGTAActttaaaagcaaacaaagaacatCCAGCTTCAtttcttaaaaatataataacacCCTTAAAGCAGCCGGAGCTCGTCCTCTGAATACGTCCAGGCGTCCCGAAGACAGACGGAGACAAACGTCCTTCAGATAAAGTGCATAAAGTCCAACTGAGAGAAGCTAAAGGAGCTTCAGACCGACACACATCAGACCGACAGCAGCAGGAAACATCACCGCAGTTACGACCATCAATTATCTGCTTTAtcaattattattaatgtttggttaaaaaaaacaaacaaaaaaaaaaaaacctttattgtGAAATGTTTAAGGCCAAGCTGATACTTAACTGAGTGCTGcaggattttcaaaataaagacatttttatttaaaggtcTGCTGGTGTGATGAAGACGTCACACCTGAgctttatttcactttaaatcTTAAATTATTTCCACTTTTTGTTTGATGTTCAGGGTGGAAATCGAGTTTGTCTTTGGATTTTTAATTTTACtaaattttaataatttttataCATATAGtatatattgattattttatgtcCCTAATTGTTGATTGCTGTTGTTGATTGTCGTCAGTGTTCATCtgtgacctgtgtgttaatgcagGTGTTGTTTCAGCTGCTGTcggtgtgaagcatccacacagttgatgatgatgatgatgatgatgtcatcacatgaCTCCTGTCGActggttttcttcttcttctgtttagTAAATTTAAAGTTGTGTAGCTTGTTGGATTCTTTATTGATCAAAATGTCCGTCCATCAGTTCATTGATCTGTCCGTCTCAGCAGcactctgtgtgtttctgtgtgtatgtgtatgttacTGGTTTCCATGGTGACGGGGGAAGATGCTCAGATCTCCATTAAGTCGATGCTGCAGTTTTGTTAAAGAGGAGTGTTTCTGAAACACGTCGCacgctgatgacatcatctctAAAGGCCTAGCGACTTACGTACGATCTTCTGAGCGAGTTTGTAGAACTGCTCTCTGTCCTCACGCCACATCTTAGAGGCGTCGACGTTCGCTCCGCTCTCATCATTCGGctctgagaggagaggaggcaagGAAACAAAGGAGGAAACAAGGATCCATCTTTAAAATCCTGTATGACTCAATCTATACATCCAGGTAATAAACCATGTACTGAAGCGTGCGATGAATCATGTGATGAAGGTGTCGTACCTGCCAACATGCTGACGACTGACAGCAGGATCTTCTCCACACTCTGGACTGGACTCCACCTCTCTGCACTGCTCTCATATCCCATCGGATCGTCACCTGGAGCGTGGAGGATGGAGATACACACCCGACCGTCTGGATAGACtgcaggaggagaagagaggaggagcaggaagaggaggaggagagagcaggaggaacTCCTTAGCATCAGAGGATAACGTTTCATCATCACAAGATTTTTAAcgtcaagactttttttttttttttttatatatatatagttgaAAGTTGAGACACTTTTTATATAAAGTTCAGACAATTTTGCTAAAAGACAAGATTTTATTGTTGAACGCCAAACTTTTTGTTCAAagtttaacttttttctttgaGTCAAGATTTTtatattgaatttttttgttgttgaaagctgaaatatttttatttaaagtcaAGATTTTGTGGCAAATtgtggcatttttttaaaatcttatttatttgtttttttatacccTGTTATACCCAAAATGACAGTCTCTTACAGTAGTTGGGCGACTTCtcatagaaacaaaagaaaaagttgttAAGTTGAGTTAAAAGTCacgatttttttgtttttgttgaaagCCAATCTATTTCAttcaaagttaaacatttttttttgttaaaacttGTTTAAGAATTTTACGTCAAGTCTCGTTTTTCTTTGTTGAAAATCAAGATATTTTTGTTGAAGTTGAAATTTTTTTTGTTGGAATTCGAATTCTTTAAAGTcaagattttattgttttaagtCAAGCAGCtttttcaacatgtttttgCCAAAAGTTTGGCTCTTTGTTCAAAGTTTAACTTTTTCATAGAAACTTGAAAGATACTTgttggggcgttggtggcttagtggatagagcaggtgccccatgtacaagtcTGTTGCCGCAgaggcccgggttcgagtccagcctgtggccctttgctgcatgtcatcccctctttctctcacctcctttcacacttggctgtcctatccattaaaggcaaaatgcccaaaaaacatatctttaaaaaaagatatttgttaAAAGTTCAGCCTTTTGTTAAGTTGAGGTTTTGAGGggtttgagttgaagttttttgaAAGTCGAGATTTtgaaaatggatttttttatcAAGTCCAGATATTTTTGTTGATAGTTGATACATTTTTTGTAAAAGCTGAGCTTTTttgttaaaacatattttattgagAGTTGAGACTTTAGTTTTCTGCGTtgaaagtttaaagtttgttaaaCGTTGGAGACTTGGTAGACCTTTTTGAAAGTGAAGACAGTTTGTTGAACACTCGGAGTGACTTCTCTAAAAAGCTGATTCACTTTTAAAAGGTTGAGACATTTAGTAAAGTCACTGAGTTCGGTCTGTTGCTCAGTGAATCTTCACATATCCAGAAGTCTGAGCGTCTGTGAGTGTTTACGTCAGGTGAGGCAGGAGATCAGAGATTATCAGTGAATATGGTTCAACCATCAAACGTGTGTTGACGGTGTGTTATCAGGCTGTGATCAGTGTTTCCTGTTGGCCTCCTGTCATGGAGGTACTTCATGCTCTCTGAAAGCTGCAGCTTTTAACAGCTGCAGGAATCAAACCATCAACCTGCAGTCGCTGCTGCAGCTCCaagtttttatctttaaataaaattaaacttcAGAATAATTCATGTGTCGACTGACGTGAATAAAACCTGCTGTAactgtgtgatgatgatgatgaggatgatgaagatTCCTTCCGACAGGTAGAGTGTGTGAAGCCCTGCTCAGTGTTTCCTTCTTCACGTGTTTTATCtttatctgctgctgtttgttgatGGAGGATCAGATGATACAGTTACAGCAGGAAGTTCAGCTCAGGGccatgctggtgtgtgtgtgtgtgtgtgtgtgtgtgtgtgtcagtgcgatgatgatgatgatgatgatgatgatgatgatgggtcACCAGCGAGCGTCCCGTCCTCTAATCAGTACGGAGCGTGCTCAGACTGTCTctctgctgtgacatcatggcTCAGGCTGCAGGCCACTAATCACAGCGCTAATAACAGCATGCTAACAATATGCTAACAGCATGCTAACAGTGCAACGTGTCCTGACAGGCCAAATGACAGGTTTAAAGACCAACACAGAATCTCTGCAGGTTTCTGTTGTTACTACGGAGATGTTCTGTCCAGAAGCTAAATATCTGAGCTTCGTCTGCTCAGATCGTCATGAGAAAAAATGTTTGACGATGAACAGACTCACTGTTGGGGTGGAACATGTCGCAGGTGAACCTCATCTTGGGAGGACTGAGAGGATAATCAGAGGGGAAACTGAGGACAGCTGGAAACACTCCACCTTCAAAACATGTATCCTGAGGACCCCTGAAACACAGAGAACAACAGGGTTAGAACGTTTCATCTCCACAGGAACACATCACAGAACACGGTACAGAACAACATCTGAAAAACTGAAGACAAGACAGACAACAGGAACAAAGAGGGTGATCAGAATCTGTTCTAGCAGTCTCTTGAGAGGTTCTAAGTGTCATTCGATGTTTTTGTGGCCATATAGGAGGAATTAGAGTTCCTTTAAGAGGATGCAGGGTTCTTGTTGGAGGTTCTTATGGTCCTTTACGTAGTTCTTACAGTCCTTTAGAAAATTATAGTGGTTCCAACAGTCGTTTCAGAGGTTCTAGCGGTCCTAACAATTTGAGCAGCCCTTTCGGAGGTCAGAGTGTTCCCTTGGGAAGTACTGGCGGTCTCTAAGTTGGTTTTAGTGCTTAAAGAAGAGGTTTGAACAGTCCTTTAGGAAGTTCAAGCTGACTTTGGGGAGGTTCCAAGGGTCCTTTGAGGTCGTAGTGGTCCTCTGAGAGGTTCTAGGGTTATTTTAAAAAGCTCTAGTGGTCCTTTATGTGGTTCTTACAGTCTTATCTAAAAGTTCTAGCAGTCCTTTCAGAGGTTGCTAGAATGTCTATGGACATTCAAGCAGCCTTTTAGGAGATCCTAGGGGTCCTCTCAGATTCTAGAAGTCATGGAAGTAGTTCTAGCAGTCCTTTAGGATGTTTTGACTTACTTTTCATAGGTTCCCAAGGTCCTTTGAGGTTGTAGGGGCCCTCTAAGAGGATATAGGGTTCCTTTTAAAGGTTCTAGTGGTCCTTTATGTAGTTCTTACAGTCTTCAAGAAAGTTTAAGCAATTCATGAAAAGATTTAGCAGTCCTTTCAGAGGTTTCTAGAAGTCTTTATGGACATTCAAGCACCCCTTTAAGTGGTTCTGGGGGTCCTTTCAGATTCCAGAAGTCACAGAGGTAGTTCTAGCAGTCCTTCTGGAAGTTCTAGCTTACTTCGCAGAGTTTCCAGTCATTTGAGGTTGTAGTGGTTCTCTGGGGTGATTTAGGACTCTAGGAGGCTCTAGGGTTCATTTCAAAGGTTCTAGTGGTCCTTTAGGCAGATTTAGGGTTTGCAGTCTAGGACCGAGGGTTTCTTTCAAAGGTTCTAATGGTCATTAAGTAATTCTTACAATCCTTTAGGAAGTTTTAGCGGTGCATTTAGGAGTTTTGGCAGTATTTTCAGAGGTTTTATCAATCCTTATAAACATTCTTGCAGCCCTTTAGGAGGCTCTAGTGGTCCGTTGAGATTCTAGTGGTTTTTCAGGAGGATTTCAGGTTCTTCTAAGAGAAGCTAGGATTCCTCTAAAAGATTCTATGGGTCCTTTAAATAGTTCTTACAGTCCTTTACCAAGTTTTAGCAGTTCATTGAAAAGTTTTAGCAGTTCTTTTAGAGGTTCTAGGGGATCCTTTGAGATTCTAGTGGTCACTGAGGTGGTTCTAGTAGTGCTTTTGATGGTCTTAGTGGTGAAAGATAGGTTCTAGTCGCCCTTTAGGTTAGGATGATCAAGGGTTCCTTTGGGAGGTCCTTGCTGTACGTAAGGAGATTTCAGCCGCCCTTTAGGAGATTCTACAGTTCCTGCAGGAGGTTCTAGTAGCTGTTACAGGAGTTCTAGCAGTTATTTGGGTATTTATGGTCACGGGAGGTTCTAGAAGTTGTTTAAGGAATTGTAGCCATTCTTTGGGGGATTTTAGCAGCCCTTAAGGGAGTTCTTGTGGTTACAGAGGGTTCTAGTGACCATTAGAGGGTGTTCGATAGATTGTTGGAGTCCTTAAGGTGGTTGAATCTGAAAGATTTTGGAGCTACAAGTTCGACAGTGTTCTCCACAGACTTTGAGGTTTGGCTCTGGTGGAGAACCCTCACTGACTCACTTTATCTTGAtctctgttttcattcatcACTTGCCTGTTTATCTTCACATGAAGAACAAAACCACTGAGCTGCATCACATGAAACAGTCAGGTACAGATCAGTGATCAATGATCAGTATCAGTCGGTACTCTTTTGGACGcagtatcagtatcagtgtgtgtatttgtgtattgtTATCGTGATGTGTTCAGGGTCACGCAGCTCTGTGTTGATTATCAGACTTCAGATGATGTTTGAATATCTGAATACATCAGTTATCGGTCTCCTCATCTGTCTGCAGGTTATTTTTACTCCTCCTCCGTCAGTTAAACAGGTGACTGACCTCACTCTCTGATTGGCTATGTGCTCTGCCAATCAGCACGTCTGAGGCAGGTGTTTTatcaaactgaaaacaacacaGAGTTCACTGTTTGATAAAGTCTCATCTCTAAATCTCTCTTCATAAATCTGTGAACAGGACgaggtttctgtttgtagtctgaaCAATgatgaccaatcacgtttgagcaggaagtaaacagtctgtgtgaaGTGAAATCGGCTGAAGTGCAATCTCAGAGCCCATCGGCTATGATCAGACCACAAGTTAATTTTAATTAGCGTATTTCATATGTATCTGCAGATATGTGATTATAGAGATTATCTGAAGTAGAAGAGGAAGTCTCAGCTCAGCTATCTGCAGCTGCACCGAGTCAACTGACATACTGACCGCTGCCTTCAGGGGACTGTCAGACTGATGTGTTCACTGATCAGAGATCATTATGACGTCAGTTTACATGTAGATAAAATAATCACGTGTGTGTTTCTGGATATTTCTGattaaaaatgtcttcaagaatTAATCagttataaaaatgtatttcctgTTAATCAACATTGTTGCAGctcaaatcatcatcatcagttcaGACTGGATTTGATCCAACTTTATTGACACTGTGTGGGTCAGACACAGACTCCTGGAACACCTGAGAGTGTGACAGTTACACCCGAGGCATGTCTCAGGTAATTATGGGATGTGGTGACGGTGATGTCACACTGTTGGACTGTGAATGAGCTGCAGGTTAAATTGAAGGGCAGAATGAAGCTGCTGGCACGGCAacgacatcatcatcatcaacgatgacaacatcaacatcaacatcaacaacaacaacaacagatgatgatgatggcacCCAGCTGCTGCCTTCACTGGCATCACGTTCACTGCAGCTTCTCCAAGTACAGCACCGATTGACAGACTGGAAACCAAAGTAAAACAGATTCTAGAGGTCCTTTAGAAAGTTCTAGCTGACTTTGTAAGTGTTCTTAGGATCATAACAATAAGAGGTGTTAGAGGCTCTAACAGTCCTTATAGAGGTTCTACAAGTCCTTACAGATGTTCTAGGGGTCCTGGGAATGTTCTAGCAGTCCTTTCAGAGGTTATATGGGTCTTTACAGACATTCTAGCGGCCCTTTCACAAATTCTATGAGTCTTCACAGATGTTTAAAGGTCCTGAGGACATTCTAGCAGCCCTTTTAGAAGTTCTAGTGGTCCTTTCAGAGGTTCCAAGTTCCTACAGAGATCCTAGGGGATCTAAAGACATTCTAGCAGCCCATTCAGAGGTTCCAGGGGTCCTTACAGATGTTCTAGCAGTTCTTTCAGAGGTTCCAGGGGTCGTCGCTGATGTTTAAGGGGTCCTGAGGACATTCTAGCAGTCATT is from Epinephelus moara isolate mb chromosome 7, YSFRI_EMoa_1.0, whole genome shotgun sequence and encodes:
- the ube2g2 gene encoding ubiquitin-conjugating enzyme E2 G2 — its product is MAGTALKRLMAEYKQLTLNPPEGIVAGPANEENFFEWEALIMGPQDTCFEGGVFPAVLSFPSDYPLSPPKMRFTCDMFHPNIYPDGRVCISILHAPGDDPMGYESSAERWSPVQSVEKILLSVVSMLAEPNDESGANVDASKMWREDREQFYKLAQKIVRKSLGL